The stretch of DNA CCCTTGTTTAGCCTCAATTGCAGAAAAAAGGTGCAAAACTGTAAAACTCCCACGTTTATTTAGCCCATACCAGCCCACACTCGCCAATTGATGTATTGATGGGCCATAGGCCATCAAATGATCAATCTTGTCTATCTCCCTGACTGACTGTCTTTCTGTCTGTTTGTCAGTTTGTTTATTATTGTACACCCCTTCGAATCAGTCTCTGCTCCCCCCTCTACATGATGTGACGAACAAAGCCAATGACAATTGCCTTTGACAGTTTCTACCGTTTTTCCCTTCCtcaattgttgtttatatCGCAACGGTTTATCCTATGAGTTCAAGTTGAAGTTGCTTCGGATTCTCGAATTCAGATTTTGAGTGTGTGTCATTCTTTTTGCATATGCTGATTTAACAGAAACGAAACGACGTATGTGAAAAAAGTGATTGATATTGAAACTGTCCTTGGGCAGCTGGTTTTGGCTATCTACCAGGCCTAATGGATAtttaaatggaaatgtatgaaGAAAAATTTCAACCACTTAAAAGAGAAATTCCATTTATATAAAAGTGAATTAgctataatttaattaaagtcGGCTTGAATTAAAGAGGAGTTTAATATATCATAAGTAAACTTATGGAAAGCGAACCTAAAGTTTCACCTTTGTTTATTAAGTTATGGTCCAAACGAGAATAAATTGTGTTCTAGTTTCCAtacgaaagaaagaaagaaatttacTTGAAATGTTTCAATGTCTTCAAGTGATCAATAAAATGCCGACTTTTAccaataatttattttgaaaattatattcaTTCTTATTTAACCAttgtaagtacatacataagtaatCACGAAAGGATTAGAGAAATAAAGTTTTTAGTGTTGAACCAACCATTGATCGATATGGTCttgaatatatattaaaatctgGTTATCAGTATTTGTCTGTTGTTTTCAGCTTATGTTGGACTAACTTATAAagttaaaatacaaaatttttaccAAATCTGTCGCTGTGGTATAATTGATCGTAACttgaaacaaaatataaacttCTTTTTTGGTGCCTCAATTTACATATCCATTTTTTATGTAATCATTAAAAACtcgattttttatttatattttggaaATTCATTTAAGTTAAGAACTTccgtttgtttatatttaaaatgaaaatgaaattcattTAATGTTAGTAGCTTAAAAACTGACAAGGCTTTTAAGCCTTTaggttttaataaaacaattcataaaataaaatcctGTCACTAAATTATTCTATACTATTTTGAAAGATCATGTTCAAAGATcgaaaactttattttttttttttttaatttattctaTTTTCTATGTTTGTATGCATAATGTATATTCCATAGGGTTTTTATTAACGAAAATtgtaaacttttattttcaagaaaataaattttcaaaaatatttttaagcaTGAAGTTAAGCAAACTCTTAAGCAGTTTATTTAGACTAATTTTAAGTTACATATCTAGCTTTCTAATGTAACTAATCTAGATACTTTTTGTAGTTAACAATAAGTGTAAATAAACTGGTAAAGAGTTTcttccaaaatataaaaaatattggcCAATTGAATAGAGTTGGTTACAAATTAGCAATGataatggaatggaatggaacaAGTTTTAGTCccttttttatttggtttctTATTTTACTAGTGTCAATTTATCTCAATACACTCATATGCTATACAACAGCCAGGTGCATATTCTCTACCTCCTCCACCTTCTTCCtcttctcctcctcctgccATACTCATTAAGAGGGCAATCAAAGTTATCTATTGTGGCGCACCTTTTGCGACGCGTGCCCATATATCCGGGTTTCGTTTTTGACACACGTTCtcctatatatacatatatgaacatatatGCTTCTGTATTGATGCTCCACGCGAGAAGCCATAAAAACTATTTAAGCGAAAAAACAAATCGCAACTAATTAGCCAAAGCAATGATGGGCGGGTATACTATGAATATGTTTGCCTAATATGAgccaacaaaaccaaaattggCATGCAAAAGATAGGCAAATACAATGCATAGCTTGAAACTCCATgaccaaaaatattttcggATAATTTTTAATAGAATTTTTGCACAAAAATCCACCACAATAATCACCACCGCCAGCAGCACCACGATACGATTTTGTGGCCCATAAATTACTCACATGAGTTGGCCCAGAACGACCTCGTTGAAGGGTCGGAGGGTTGGAGGGATGGAACTATTTGTATGTTCTATGAATTCAATGCTAATTTCATAAAcgtataaattattattttgacaTTAGAggtattttttgattttttatgcATTACCAATTCGACATTGATTGCTATCAATGTTCTAGTGAAAACTTCTTgaccacacacaaacaaacacagcATACTAAAAAAGGACTCACAATTTTGTCAACATTTGCCaaactaattaaattaaaagtcaTTTTCAAGTGGATTTATTAAGAAATAggaaaaaaacccacaaaatcTCCACAGGCAAGAACGCCTCTCTCCAGGCAGTAATAAATGCAATCGCACACTTCACACCTCGAGCCCAAAGATTCAGACGCAGAATCCAGACACTGGCGCAAACGCAGACGCATCCTGTGGCGCATGGCAAgacatcgtcgtcgtcgtcttcgtcATCGTCAGTTACTTGCCTTTTTGGGGTCATTAGTGTCTCTGTTGCCTGTTGCAGTGTGTCACCTGCCCAGAGTgcgtggtgtgtgtgtgtgcttgagTGTGCCTCAACTGATGTTACAATTACCCAGGTAATATGAGCAGGAGGATAAACAAAGACAACGCCATGTACGACCACAGAATACTAAATATTTGAAGAGCTGATGAAGAGTTGGTAGTAAAGCAGTAGTAAAAGGCAAGGCGTCAAGATCGACGCGAGTCATGCTAGATATTAGCCAGGTCTAGTAGAGGCCATCAATTATGTTTGTGAGACTTCATGGAACTCAAGTTTAAATTACCATCATTTGTCCTGTGTAACTTTTGTAGCCTTATGAGTTGTCCTAGCCCCTACGGCAACAAACTGAAAAACTGACAAGGAAGAGTAGAAACAAAAAGTCACCTGTACTGATTGAATGAATGTTGTCTTACTTTTAGTTTAAtggaatatattttaattggaatatatatgtattatatggATAATACTGTTACTAGGATAGTCATTAAACAGATAATTGAATAATTGCctcatttatttgtttcattATGATGAATGCGTCTAATGTGGATTTGAATATTTCGACTCAGCTTTCTATTGTATACCAAGTGTATCAcactttaaaaattaatttttatattcttaagaatatatatcggccatttaaatataatCTTAGCTAATTGTTAATGTCCGATATTTGAGTTGATCTTAGCAAAGATTTGTCTGTATAATTTATATCTGAATCTATAAGATTTTGAAGATTATCAATTCAATTGCTTATTAAGATAGATATTTTAGAAGTTGTGAAGTATATtccataaaaatattttagctTTAAAACCTTAAATTACTATATGAAACTAAGTTTTCAAAAGTGTGATGTGATTTTACGATTAGAATTATATGTCTTATACcttaaacaaaagttttttaacTCCCATAAAAGTTACTGTTACTGTTATTACTGTTCCCACTTAACAAATAGTGGATTTATCggttttttgccattttaaattattttcaaattacttcacatataaaattttattggtTTTCAAGGGCTTTTTTGGATAGTCAAAGTAATAACTAGCCGAAAGTCCCAGCAGCCATGTCCGTCAGTCCTCctgtaattttaattttcttacaAACACATATTATAATACAAGTAAATACAATATTAGCTAatcttaaaaattattttcagaAAATGGTTTCCAATGTTTTTAGTCTACATTAAacagtttaattaaaaattaatccAAAATGTTAATAACCTAACTTGATCCTATTCCTTTTTAGGCATTGCTTAATATCGATTTCGTGTAAATAGTTTGTTCTAATTTTTCGGGATTCCCATAAAAATTTCGATTAATATGTTGAGACTTTGTTAGACCCCTTCTTCACCTATCTTTGTTTTCACACCATGAAAGAACCCTGCACTACCGACTATTCTTCCTTTTTTCTTCCTTCCTTGCTACCTTTTCGACTGTCCAATTCAAATCCAATTAGCACGCTTTTGTATTATGGCCCCTTATGGCTTGTACCAgaacacacaaaaaagaaataaatatggAACAAAAGGAAATGACGAAAGGAAGAGCGGAAGatgcccaaaaaaaagaacaatgGAACGACTTCAAAGGAGCGAGTAAATGCAAGAGGGGTGTGTCATCTTGCAAACTTTATGACTTGAGCACCTTTTTTCCCTTTTCGAAAGTGCTAACCATTAAACGCTATTAGCGGGCATTTAAGGATCAATGTTAGCCCGTTCCACACTGGGCTAGGGTCAGTGAGATTGTTGGAAGGGTGTTTTTAATCTAATAAGCCAGAAACACGCAAACAAGTTCACGTGGGAAAATTAGAGCACAAATACAAAACATTGAGAGGAGATGCCACAAAAGAAATGAGTGGGTGTGGATCTGGTTGTAGATCTGGTAAAAAAAGTTGGGTGTGTGTGGGAAGCATTTTATTTATGGTAAGAACAAGGAAGTACAAGCCAACGCCCAAGCCAAATGTCAAGTACGCAACAGAATGTCATCAATTTGTTAAGTTTATGTGACATAATCCCTGCTTCCTAAGCTGGTTCCAGCCGTGGCTATAAAAGCCTCCATCTCAAGCCAAAGCTGGAACAGTCTCTCTTGGTTAACACAACGATGTGGCGTCTCTTGtggctgccactgctgcagcTAATATTCCTTCAGGCAAGCCATCAATTGGATTTGGATTTGGATGATGGCGATGCTGAATCGCTAGCACCCATCGGCAGCGATAAGGAGCTCTCTGATTTGGTTATCACCACAGCTCTGGGCAAAATTCGTGGCACCATTTTACCGTCACAAGCTGGACGCAATTTTTATGCTTTTCGTGGCATTCCTTATGCCAAGGCTCCAGTGGATAACTTACGCTTCCAGCCACCTGAACCCATCGAGCAATGGTTTGATATATTCGATGCCACTTTCGATGGACCCAAATGCCCGCAACCGGGACTCTTTAGTGAGGATGTCAGTGAGGATTGCCTAaggttaaatatatataccaagGAGCTGCCCAACGAAAAGCAGCCAAATGTGAAGAAGCCTGTAATTGTTTTCATACATCCTGGCGGCTTTTACTCCCTGTCGGGACAAAGTAAAAATTTTGCTGGACCACAGTATTTTATGGATCGTAATCTTGTATTGGTCACATTTAATTATCGGCTCGGTTCACTTGGATTTCTGGCCACTGGCACTCGGCAGGCTCCTGGCAATATGGGGCTCAAGGATCAAGTGCAACTTTTACGTTGGGTTAAATTGCATATATCACGTTTTGGTGGTGATCCAAATGCCATAACCTTACTGGGCTATGGAGCTGGAGCCATGGCTGTCACTCTACACATGGTGTCGCCCATGTCGCAGGGTCTTTTTCATCGAGCCATTGTGATGAGTGGAGCGGCAACTGGTCAGTGGTCATTGCCGGAAAATCAAATCGAATTAGCCAAAAAACAGGCAGCTCTTCTACAATGCAACACTGAGGAAATGTCCGATATGATGGATTGCCTCAAGGCGGTAAGTTTGAGAGAGACATTTCTGTAATCCTCTTCTGATTACAATTGCATAACTTTTACCCAAAAAGAAACACTATTTGGAATATGCCAACACATTGCCACGCATGTTTGATTTTGGACGCAATAATCCTTTGATACTATGGAAACCTGTAATTGAGCCCGATTTTGGTCAAGAACGTTTTCTAATCGAAGATCCTGTGCGTAGCTATCAAAATGGTGATTTTATGAAAGTGCCTATCATCACAGGCATGACCAAAGATGAATTTGTTGGACCAGCCATATGTAAGTAGCCATAAAGTAGGTCCATAAAAGTTGGAAAATCTATgagatttatatatttttagccATACTACAAAGTCCTTCGCTTTTGAGTGCTTTCAATGAGAATTTCGAGGCATTGGCTCCTATATGTTTTCTTTATAATGCCAGCAATCCGCGTGCTCAAAATATTAGCCAAGAATTGCGACAACATTATTTTGGCCAATTGCCCTTTGATGCCAATAGTTCATTGAAAGCCTTGGCCACTCTTTACTCGGATGCTTTGACTGGCTTTGGGGTACATCGTTTCATACATTTGGCTGCTAGATCTACAAAAGTGTATTACTATCGTTTCACCTATCAGGGTGGACGTAGTCATATACACTATCCCGAAGATACACCGTATGGAGTTGTGCATCATGATGATTTAATGTATTTGTTTGTGGAACCTTCGATAAGTCGCATGTTTAccgaagatgatgatgaattTCGTATGGTGGATATTATGACAAGAATGTTTTCGGCTTTTGCCTACAAAGGGTAAGCCAAAAGAACTTCAAAATGATCGTTGTTATTAATTTTCCAATACTCTACCATAGGGATCCCAATAAACCAAGTGATGAGCAATTGCGTAGCATTCGCTGGCGTCCTTTTAGTTTCAAGAAGCGTTATTATCTGGATATTGGCGATGAGCTCATCATGCAAGAGAATCTCAATTCAGCACGTTATGAGATCTGGAAACGTTTGTTCCCTCTCAATTGGCGACGTCAGACCAAGGAACGTTGGCTAATGGAATACATTTAGAGAGGGTTGATCATGCATTTTATCCCCTACTGTACTTTTGTATTGTAATTTTGCTCTCGATTAAATTTCTAGCCACTCTGGcataatttacaattttatttaatttgcaattgttttttttttgtttttcatcagTTGCCAAGTGACACAAAACCAATTGGCATACAACATTTCCTATCCAATTCGAGTTGTATTTTTGGGTCTGCGTGTCATCACTTTGTGTGGGTGCATAAATTATAGAGCCGTATATAGGAGGCAACTGATAGCCGTGGTAGTAGAACGTGTCATCGTGCACTATGGGGTTTAAGTTGCGCAAACATTGATCGCGTGCCAGCCAAAATGCACGGCAAGAAATTTGGGGAAACTTTTCTTAAAAAACAGATCATTCTGTAAGGACCCTTCGTTTTCCAAGACTTtgataattgaattttatagaaaatttcaagtaaaaaacattcaaatccTATGAATAGTTTCTTTAATATGAGTAGGAAGTCTTAATTTTGAAAGTAAACCTATTATACCCTTAAGTAAgggacatatgtacatataagtcTGTATATCTTTCTGTATTGTTTATTAATTGAGATCTTACGATGaagaaaagaaactttttCTAAAAAGCTATACCTAGGTATATAATGATATCAGTTCAgacataaacaaatatatatagatatatagaaGATATAGTTATATATAGGCAGAGATACTTGGAAGAGGTAGTTTAAAGAGATGGTTAAAAAAGATTATCAAAAGAGATTAGTAAGAAGAGTTagttaaaagaaataaaatgtgtTATAGTTAACatttagaaattttaataattagcAATTCTGCTTTATAGATTTTCAGCTTTTCAGTCCACATACCTTGATTAATTTAATCCTAGAAATTTATCTGAAAGAGAAACTAATAGAagataatataaaatacaacaGAATGGACTCTTCAGGAAGAAAATCTACGCATGTACGTATTGGAACAAACTTGATGCGATCTTACGATCCCTAATCAATTAggatgttttgttttcaatttggTGATTGATTTTCACATTTAGCATAAACTTTCTCTCAGTGTAGTGACCTACTCTCGACTCCAAAGTGCCTTTACCGCCGCCGTACACAGATGTTGTTATTTCACTCCCATTTCTACTGTTGCTCTTCCATTCActaacaaaaacagaaaacctattttcatttttattgctCTTATCGGAGTTTGGTTCCGCTTGACAGCATGACAATGTCAAAAAGCTAGGGCACAAGCACGagtcatccatccatccattcatccatccatccaccAGACAATTGAGTTCCAACCAAGTCCCTATGCAAGAGAAGGACTATGCAACTCATTAGCATAGCCAGACCCAACAGGCACACATGACGCTAGTGTCCAATTGGCAATTGAGGATTCCATCATGAGTCACGCTATAGCATCATTGCTTATCCTTTGAGAGGGTGTACTAGTTGGAACAATTTTGTAGaatattcttattttttttgtttttaatatattaatttatgcaaattgtaGTAGTAGTCGTAGTGGTAGTAACATTTGTGGTTATCACCGGCAATAGATCAATTTCATGTTCGCTAGGGTTGCACTTTGTTGATCGTTTCCACTTTAGTTTTAATTGTTGTGGCTTGTCGGCATTCTCATATGCAGTTCATATCCTATTGGCAtatgttgtttgtgttgtccAGACGCAATTGTTTGGGGGAGAGGgaaaaaatacagaaatactagccaaacaaaagagagaaACCCACAAAAACCAAGTTTAGGAATTGCCATTTCAATTTCCAACGAAGATTTCCAATTCCGCGAAATGATGCAAAATAAAGTTGTGAGActcgaaaagaaaaacttctTCACTTCAAGAGTCCGTATGGCTTATATCAGATGAAGTCGTCGTCGTGGTGTTTTGGTTTTCCTGCTGCGACCCAATGCCTTTTTATTGACTGATGGAAATCGTTCAAAAAGCAGTTGGAAATTTTCACTGCACCCACAAAATGTAATTAGATTGCTGGGCCATAGACTcaacaccaccaacaacaacaacagcaaaaataaaacaaaaacaaaacaaaccgtCGAAATGCAACCACAAACATTTTCAACACTTCCTTCTGTGGTC from Drosophila willistoni isolate 14030-0811.24 chromosome 2R unlocalized genomic scaffold, UCI_dwil_1.1 Seg200, whole genome shotgun sequence encodes:
- the LOC6641567 gene encoding juvenile hormone esterase, whose product is MWRLLWLPLLQLIFLQASHQLDLDLDDGDAESLAPIGSDKELSDLVITTALGKIRGTILPSQAGRNFYAFRGIPYAKAPVDNLRFQPPEPIEQWFDIFDATFDGPKCPQPGLFSEDVSEDCLRLNIYTKELPNEKQPNVKKPVIVFIHPGGFYSLSGQSKNFAGPQYFMDRNLVLVTFNYRLGSLGFLATGTRQAPGNMGLKDQVQLLRWVKLHISRFGGDPNAITLLGYGAGAMAVTLHMVSPMSQGLFHRAIVMSGAATGQWSLPENQIELAKKQAALLQCNTEEMSDMMDCLKAKHYLEYANTLPRMFDFGRNNPLILWKPVIEPDFGQERFLIEDPVRSYQNGDFMKVPIITGMTKDEFVGPAISILQSPSLLSAFNENFEALAPICFLYNASNPRAQNISQELRQHYFGQLPFDANSSLKALATLYSDALTGFGVHRFIHLAARSTKVYYYRFTYQGGRSHIHYPEDTPYGVVHHDDLMYLFVEPSISRMFTEDDDEFRMVDIMTRMFSAFAYKGDPNKPSDEQLRSIRWRPFSFKKRYYLDIGDELIMQENLNSARYEIWKRLFPLNWRRQTKERWLMEYI